A window of the Henckelia pumila isolate YLH828 chromosome 3, ASM3356847v2, whole genome shotgun sequence genome harbors these coding sequences:
- the LOC140889086 gene encoding probable pectate lyase 12, producing the protein MLTSNGCIVFMMLVMGSFSRQVSAFGLNFTQLPDPDPEAVARDVHRKVSVSLSRRQMLSFSTNGQSSTCLTGNPTDDCWRCDLNWQLNRQKLADCAIGFGQYALGGKGGRYYVVTDSSDDDPVNPKPGTIRHAVIQTEPLWIVFSANMLIHLSQELIFNSYKTLDGRGANVEITGGGCITLQYISNVIIHNIHVHDCHQAGETNIRSSPTHYGWRTKSDGDGISIFGSRDIWIDHCTLSNCKDGLIDAVMGSTGITISNNIFSHHNEVMLLGHSDDYLPDSGMQVTIAFNHFGEKLVQRMPRCRRGYIHVVNNDFTRWEMYAIGGSGNPTINSQGNRYIASSDSNVKEVTKRVDTVEEEWRDWNWRSEGDIMVNGAFFVASGQGVEVKYEKAYSIEPRSAADIDLLTLNAGVLSSRGNNRGKWTSESNGSASGADWDTNAGVFEDYDGYSGSKKLKSYKYSILVNFIILLFNLISIRIHLSLRMR; encoded by the exons ATGTTGACCAGCAATGGCTGCATTGTGTTCATGATGTTGGTTATGGGCTCGTTTTCTCGCCAGGTATCAGCATTTGGTCTCAACTTCACTCAGCTCCCCGACCCCGACCCCGAAGCCGTTGCTCGCGATGTCCACAG AAAAGTGAGTGTCTCACTTTCAAGAAGGCAAATGCTATCCTTCTCCACCAACGGTCAATCGTCCACTTGTTTAACCGGTAATCCCACAGACGACTGCTGGCGGTGTGACCTCAACTGGCAACTGAACCGGCAGAAATTGGCTGATTGTGCCATTGGATTCGGCCAATACGCCCTCGGGGGCAAGGGCGGGCGTTACTACGTTGTCACGGATTCATCAGACGACGACCCTGTAAATCCGAAACCAGGCACAATTCGACACGCTGTGATCCAAACTGAGCCGTTGTGGATCGTATTTTCAGCCAACATGCTCATCCATCTGTCCCAAGAATTGATCTTCAACTCATATAAGACTCTAGATGGCCGAGGGGCAAACGTTGAAATAACCGGTGGCGGATGCATCACTTTACAATACATAAGTAATGTAATAATCCACAACATTCATGTTCATGACTGTCACCAAGCAGGGGAGACGAATATAAGGTCGAGCCCCACCCATTATGGGTGGCGGACCAAATCGGACGGTGATGGAATCTCCATATTTGGATCGAGGGACATTTGGATCGATCATTGTACGTTGTCGAATTGTAAGGATGGGTTGATAGATGCTGTCATGGGGTCGACGGGGATCACTATATCTAACAACATTTTTTCTCATCATAATGAGGTGATGCTACTCGGCCATAGCGACGACTACTTGCCTGATTCGGGAATGCAGGTGACCATCGCCTTTAACCATTTTGGCGAGAAACTTGTACAGAGAATGCCAAGGTGTAGAAGAGGGTACATACATGTGGTGAACAATGACTTCACTAGGTGGGAGATGTATGCCATTGGAGGTAGTGGGAATCCTACCATCAATAGCCAAGGAAATCGCTATATCGCCTCATCTGATAGCAATGTGAAGGAG GTGACGAAACGTGTGGATACGGTGGAGGAGGAATGGAGGGACTGGAATTGGAGGAGTGAGGGGGACATAATGGTGAATGGAGCATTCTTTGTGGCATCTGGACAGGGTGTGGAGGTGAAATATGAGAAAGCTTATAGTATTGAGCCGAGATCTGCTGCAGATATTGACTTGCTTACACTCAATGCTGGTGTACTTAGCAGCAG GGGCAACAATCGGGGTAAATGGACGTCTGAATCCAATGGTTCTGCTTCCGGAGCGGATTGGGATACAAATGCAGGCGTTTTCGAGGATTATGATGGTTATTCAGGGAGCAAAAAGCTGAAATCTTACAAGTACTCAATCCTCGTAAATTTTATAATACTTTTGTTT AACTTAATCAGCATTAGAATCCATTTATCTCTACGAATGAGATGA